A genome region from Hevea brasiliensis isolate MT/VB/25A 57/8 chromosome 9, ASM3005281v1, whole genome shotgun sequence includes the following:
- the LOC110664726 gene encoding uncharacterized protein LOC110664726 isoform X1, with product MDDSGVILCQISSLKDMLDQVNEEIEANIQVTREIESEIVKCTEYEYTLAARESELTKTIYVSQFEIIGLVSVTNESRKSAKLLEAELSSLRKKREETLKRMNNKREQFAMQCLEFQREIDKGENDELMKLLSEKEFFENEIRLLDQKNDVLKNSMLAFVEEVLQDLQDSNSGNTTIHNKQVLNFLCFKVLLLQTKVSSPTFCHSIYFAFFFFFPGHSSHWTSI from the exons ATGGACGACTCAGGCGTGATTCTCTGTCAAATCTCTTCGCTTAAGGACATGCTCGATCAa GTAAATGAAGAAATTGAGGCCAATATTCAAGTAACGCGAGAGATCGAGTCGGAGATCGTGAAATGTACGGAATATGAATACACCTTGGCTGCCAGAGAATCGGAGCTCACTAAGACGATTTACGTCTCTCAATTTGAGATAATCGGATTGGTCTCCGTCACAA ACGAATCAAGAAAATCTGCCAAATTATTGGAGGCGGAACTGTCTAGTCTAAGAAAAAAGCGAGAGGAGACGCTTAAAAGAATGAACAATAAGCG GGAACAGTTTGCCATGCAATGCCTAGAGTTTCAGAGGGAAATTGACAAAGGAGAAAATGATGAACTCATGAAACTGTTATCAGAGAAAGAGTTTTTTGAAAATGAAATCCGTCTCTTGGATCAGAAAAATGATGTTTTAAAGAATTCAATGTTGGCATTTGTGGAAGAAGTTCTTCAGGATCTTCAGGATTCAAATTCTGGTAATACAACTATACATAATAAGCAAGTccttaactttttatgttttaaAGTTTTATTGCTTCAAACTAAGGTTTCAAGCCCCACTTTTTGTCATAGTAtttattttgcattttttttcttttttcctggcCACTCTAGCCATTGGACATCCATTTAG
- the LOC110664726 gene encoding uncharacterized protein LOC110664726 isoform X2, which produces MDDSGVILCQISSLKDMLDQVNEEIEANIQVTREIESEIVKCTEYEYTLAARESELTKTIYVSQFEIIGLVSVTNESRKSAKLLEAELSSLRKKREETLKRMNNKREQFAMQCLEFQREIDKGENDELMKLLSEKEFFENEIRLLDQKNDVLKNSMLAFVEEVLQDLQDSNSALHVEIQNMNLENEKLLRDIDELKTMLLSNFNYHHS; this is translated from the exons ATGGACGACTCAGGCGTGATTCTCTGTCAAATCTCTTCGCTTAAGGACATGCTCGATCAa GTAAATGAAGAAATTGAGGCCAATATTCAAGTAACGCGAGAGATCGAGTCGGAGATCGTGAAATGTACGGAATATGAATACACCTTGGCTGCCAGAGAATCGGAGCTCACTAAGACGATTTACGTCTCTCAATTTGAGATAATCGGATTGGTCTCCGTCACAA ACGAATCAAGAAAATCTGCCAAATTATTGGAGGCGGAACTGTCTAGTCTAAGAAAAAAGCGAGAGGAGACGCTTAAAAGAATGAACAATAAGCG GGAACAGTTTGCCATGCAATGCCTAGAGTTTCAGAGGGAAATTGACAAAGGAGAAAATGATGAACTCATGAAACTGTTATCAGAGAAAGAGTTTTTTGAAAATGAAATCCGTCTCTTGGATCAGAAAAATGATGTTTTAAAGAATTCAATGTTGGCATTTGTGGAAGAAGTTCTTCAGGATCTTCAGGATTCAAATTCTG CTTTACATGTTGAGATACAGAATATGAACCTTGAGAATGAGAAATTGCTTAGGGATATTGATGAGTTGAAGACGATGTTGCTTTCAAATTTCAACTACCATCATTCATAA